From Paenibacillus sp. PK3_47, the proteins below share one genomic window:
- a CDS encoding A24 family peptidase yields the protein MTITIAIYITLLGLILGSFYNVVALRVPAGESLSHPPSHCTGCGTRLKARDLVPVFSWLFSRGRCRHCGAKVSVLYPLGELATGLLFLWSYLEFGLTVRGLTAVVLASLAVIVTVADLKYMLIPNKVLLFFAPLLLVLTLLNADGPVWLYLLGAVVGGGGIFLFAWFGGMGMGDVKLFALLGLVVGFPGVLLAFLTACLLGTLVGGTLQLTGTVKRGQPVPFGPWLAVGALLAYGYGSQIISGYLSLIH from the coding sequence ATGACCATCACTATCGCCATTTACATCACGCTGCTCGGACTGATTCTGGGCTCCTTTTATAATGTCGTTGCGCTGCGGGTGCCGGCCGGGGAATCGCTGAGCCATCCGCCATCGCACTGCACCGGATGCGGGACACGCCTGAAGGCGAGGGACTTGGTGCCGGTATTCAGCTGGCTGTTCAGCCGGGGCAGGTGCAGACATTGCGGTGCCAAAGTGTCCGTGCTTTATCCGCTTGGAGAATTAGCGACCGGACTGCTGTTCCTGTGGTCCTATCTGGAGTTCGGGCTTACCGTCAGAGGATTAACAGCGGTGGTGCTGGCAAGCCTGGCCGTGATCGTAACGGTAGCAGATCTCAAATATATGCTGATTCCGAACAAAGTACTGCTCTTTTTTGCACCGCTCCTGCTTGTGCTCACTCTGCTGAACGCCGATGGCCCGGTTTGGCTTTACCTGCTGGGGGCGGTCGTAGGAGGCGGGGGGATTTTCCTGTTCGCCTGGTTCGGCGGAATGGGCATGGGCGATGTCAAGCTGTTCGCACTGCTGGGGCTGGTTGTCGGCTTCCCGGGCGTGCTGCTCGCTTTTTTGACGGCTTGTCTGCTGGGTACGCTGGTTGGAGGTACGCTGCAGCTGACGGGTACCGTTAAGCGCGGACAGCCGGTTCCCTTTGGCCCTTGGCTTGCTGTAGGAGCGCTGCTTGCTTACGGCTACGGCTCACAGATTATCAGCGGGTATCTCTCGCTTATCCATTAG